Genomic DNA from Xyrauchen texanus isolate HMW12.3.18 chromosome 28, RBS_HiC_50CHRs, whole genome shotgun sequence:
ATACATGTAGTCTCTAaaccattttaaaattaaatagatatggcaaaaacattttgaattggTATAAAGCTTAAAAGAATGGTAACTagtcacatgacaatttacagttTCCCTTGTACATTcatataaatttaaatgtaaaatcttgatgttgatgtAAAAAAAGCACATGGACTACCCATATTCGGAGGTTTAAAATGGGCTTATGCATGTGATGTCTGTATTACACATCTCATGGATACTTCGGAAACTGTTTTATGATCATATGTACAGCACACAGTGCACAGTCTATTTAACTTTGCACCATGTCACTTTGTGTCTTTGCAGGTGCAGGAGATTTAACAGGTGACCCTTTTGGCTACATGACTGGTGTTTTAGCTGTCATCGTCCATGCCTCCTACCTGGTACTTATCCAGAAAGCAAGTGCAGACAGTGATTATGGCCCACTCACAGCCCAGTACACCATTGCCGTAGTCGCATCTCCAGTTCTATTAATCTGTTCCATCATAAGCATGGATGCCATAGACATGTGGACCTATGAAGGTTGGAAGAACCCTATTATCACAGGTATCTTTTGTGCTTGTGTCCTCATCGGCTGTGCGATGAACTTCACCACACTGCATTGCACCTATATCAACTCTGCCGTGACCACCAGCTTTGTAGGTGTGGTAAAGAGTATAGCCACCATCACGGTGGGCATGCTGGCCTTCAGTGACGTCTCGCCAACCAAACTGTTTGTGGCAGGCATAGTGGTTAACACAATCGGCTCTATCACATACTGTATAGTGAAgtaccatgaaacacaaaagaaattGAACTACCAGGATATGGACGAGGCCACCAAGGATGAAGAACTTCCAGGAGAAACTTGTGTGGAACCAGCCAAGCCTGATGGGGATATGGAAACTCTTCCAAACAATCTTGACAGTATTCCGAATGGCAGCCTGACTGCATCAGTTGATGGCAATGATCAGGATCCCATTGGTGAGAATAAAGTTGCAGAATCCATAGAATTAGAAAGACCAGCAGTCCGATCAGACAGCAACCCTGCAAGAAATTCTCTAAGCGACAGTTATACAGGAGTCTGGAGATCCATCCGCACCTTAAAGTTCCTCAAGAAAGATACTTTACTTGACAATATGGAGGTTCAAAGTCCTTGATGATTGGATGTCTGCAAGAAATGCATgttaagtgttaaaaaaaactGATGGTGTGCACAATGTTTACCTTTTACTCTCCCGAATATGGTTTTATggataatatttatatttttaaagaggTATAGTCTGTTTGTACATTAGAGGGAATATAACATAGCATTTTGGAGATTATGAAAACGATATTGAGGAATCCAACATATGTACCAATTTattgacttaaaaataaaataaaggatcCTCTGATTTACATAATCTTTCTCATCAAATGAAAGACAGTTTAAAAATGACTTTCGAAAATCAAAATACAGTACAAAGACAAATATCTCAATTTAATTGGATTGCTTTTGattttgaatgtttatttatgtttcttTGCACGCAATGTCTGTGCCTGTGTTTTGTCTACGAATGCAATTCTTGAACGTGAGGCAGTGAATTTTTCCATTTGCATGTAGAATggaaaattattgaaaattactttatatatacactggcggccaaaagtttggaataatgaacagattttgctcatATGGAAAGTCATTGGTacttgtattcaccaaagtggcattcaactgatcacaatgtatagacaGAACATTAATGACgtgaaaatgactattacaatttgagttaaactacttcagagttctcatccTCCACGTGAATCAATGACAGATactccagattctcaggtgacatttcaccccacacgtcctgtagcacttgccatagatgtggctgtcttgtctggcaT
This window encodes:
- the LOC127622321 gene encoding solute carrier family 35 member D3-like yields the protein MAVCKGRLLGVSVAVAHGLFSGSLNILLKFLITTYSFTYLTLIQCLTSGTAALTLEVLRRLGKIDIPPFSFQLVKVFASVCILATLQSTLTLWSLKGLSLPMYVVFKRCLPLVTLGIGVCVLKNGIPSPGVIAAVLITTGGAALAGAGDLTGDPFGYMTGVLAVIVHASYLVLIQKASADSDYGPLTAQYTIAVVASPVLLICSIISMDAIDMWTYEGWKNPIITGIFCACVLIGCAMNFTTLHCTYINSAVTTSFVGVVKSIATITVGMLAFSDVSPTKLFVAGIVVNTIGSITYCIVKYHETQKKLNYQDMDEATKDEELPGETCVEPAKPDGDMETLPNNLDSIPNGSLTASVDGNDQDPIGENKVAESIELERPAVRSDSNPARNSLSDSYTGVWRSIRTLKFLKKDTLLDNMEVQSP